The following are encoded together in the Patescibacteria group bacterium genome:
- a CDS encoding response regulator, producing MKKILLVEDDPFVIDIYTKKLKDSGFSIEVAKNGEEALKKIKEETPDLLVLDIVLPNIDGWDILKKVRTELGFEDLKVIILSNLSQKEEVEKGFKLGAIKYFVKANYTPSQVVEEIKKILR from the coding sequence ATGAAAAAAATTTTATTAGTTGAGGACGATCCATTTGTAATAGATATTTATACCAAAAAGTTAAAAGACTCAGGTTTTTCTATTGAGGTAGCTAAAAATGGTGAAGAAGCCTTAAAGAAAATAAAAGAAGAGACCCCAGATCTTTTGGTTTTGGATATAGTTTTACCCAATATTGATGGTTGGGATATTCTTAAAAAAGTTAGAACTGAGCTAGGCTTTGAGGATTTAAAAGTTATTATTCTTTCTAATCTTAGTCAAAAAGAAGAGGTGGAAAAGGGATTTAAGCTTGGAGCAATAAAATATTTTGTTAAAGCAAACTATACCCCGAGTCAGGTAGTAGAAGAAATAAAAAAAATATTAAGATAA
- a CDS encoding type II secretion system F family protein has protein sequence MKFNYQARTKEGQVRTGTVEASSREAALALLEKYGLYVTLLEGAEAIPVYFKKVKFLERVSRKDVVAFSRQLAVMFKSNIPIVEIFYTLAKQTKNLVFREKIIKIAEEVEGGTALSRALTRYPKIFDPFYTSMVKSGEASGELTKVLDYLADHLERDYDFRSKVIGAMLYPVLVFIVVLVVVAAVVLFIIPRLSEILKEAKAELPFMTKLVLQTSDFLRNWGWILLLVFFVVIILIFQFSKTKEGKKTFDKFFLRLPVISGFLQKIYLSRFAENLATLTSGGLPIAQALEITGEVVGNDVYKTIILKARDEVRRGETISAVLERYPRAIPPLVIQMTVVGEKTGRLGPALMNIVGFYQKEVDRTLDSLVSLLEPILIIFLGIVVGGLVISVLMPIYQIGLSGF, from the coding sequence ATGAAATTTAACTATCAGGCTAGAACTAAAGAAGGCCAAGTTCGGACAGGAACAGTTGAGGCTTCTTCAAGAGAGGCGGCTTTAGCTCTTTTGGAAAAATATGGACTTTATGTTACTTTATTAGAAGGGGCTGAGGCAATACCTGTTTATTTTAAAAAAGTTAAATTTTTAGAGAGAGTTTCTAGAAAAGATGTAGTGGCCTTTTCCCGCCAACTGGCTGTTATGTTTAAATCTAACATTCCAATAGTAGAGATATTTTATACTTTAGCCAAACAGACAAAGAATCTAGTTTTTAGAGAAAAAATTATAAAAATTGCAGAAGAAGTAGAAGGGGGAACTGCTCTTTCTCGCGCCTTAACCAGATATCCCAAAATTTTTGACCCTTTTTATACCAGTATGGTTAAATCTGGTGAGGCCTCAGGTGAACTTACCAAAGTCCTAGATTATTTAGCCGACCATTTAGAAAGAGATTATGACTTTCGCTCCAAAGTAATTGGGGCAATGCTTTATCCTGTCCTTGTTTTTATCGTTGTCTTAGTTGTAGTTGCTGCTGTTGTCCTTTTTATTATTCCTCGGCTATCGGAAATTTTAAAAGAAGCTAAAGCAGAACTTCCTTTTATGACTAAATTGGTTCTACAAACCTCTGACTTTTTGAGAAATTGGGGTTGGATTTTACTCCTTGTTTTTTTTGTAGTAATCATTTTAATTTTTCAATTTTCAAAAACTAAAGAAGGAAAAAAAACTTTTGATAAATTTTTTTTAAGACTACCTGTAATCAGTGGTTTCTTGCAGAAGATCTATCTTTCCCGTTTTGCTGAAAATCTTGCGACTTTAACATCTGGGGGGTTGCCAATTGCTCAGGCCTTAGAAATTACCGGGGAGGTAGTAGGAAACGATGTTTACAAAACCATTATTTTAAAAGCCAGAGATGAAGTTAGGAGAGGGGAGACAATAAGTGCAGTTTTAGAGAGATATCCTAGGGCCATTCCTCCTCTAGTTATCCAAATGACGGTGGTTGGAGAGAAAACCGGCCGGTTGGGTCCAGCCCTAATGAACATAGTTGGTTTTTACCAAAAAGAGGTTGACCGAACCCTGGATAGTCTTGTTAGTCTTTTGGAGCCAATCTTAATTATCTTTTTGGGAATAGTTGTTGGTGGATTAGTAATTAGCGTTCTAATGCCAATTTATCAAATTGGCCTGAGTGGATTCTAA
- a CDS encoding type IV pilus twitching motility protein PilT produces the protein MDYSSQLRELLDFTVQEKASDLHISVGHPPVLRMGGRLIPLIKRKKISPEDSRQLAFELMTEEQKGKFLQKKEIDFSYNFEGKARFRINIFFQRDNVSCALRLIPAKIPTIEELNLPPVLHQFTKPAQGFILITGPSSHGKSTTLAALLDEINHSRSEHIITIEDPIEYVFEDDRCIIDQREVYGDTQSFAQALRSTFRQDPDVIMVGEMRDLETMATAISAAETGHLVFATLHTNSAAQSVHRIVDSFPPAQQGQIRAQLSGSLLGIISQRLIPRIKGGLIPACEIMMNTPATANLIRENKVHEIPLVIETSAELGMISLNRSLTNLIRAKEISLENAMNYSLDPASLRKLIVR, from the coding sequence ATGGATTATTCTTCTCAACTTAGAGAATTACTTGATTTCACTGTCCAGGAAAAGGCCTCTGATTTACATATTTCAGTAGGTCATCCCCCGGTTTTAAGAATGGGTGGCCGGCTTATCCCTTTAATTAAACGAAAAAAGATCTCACCAGAAGATTCTCGGCAATTAGCCTTTGAATTAATGACTGAGGAGCAAAAAGGGAAATTTCTTCAAAAAAAAGAAATTGATTTTTCCTATAACTTTGAGGGAAAGGCCAGATTTAGAATTAATATTTTCTTTCAGAGGGATAATGTTTCTTGTGCCCTTCGTTTAATTCCAGCCAAAATTCCAACAATTGAAGAGTTAAATCTTCCTCCAGTTTTACATCAGTTTACTAAACCAGCCCAGGGATTTATTCTAATTACCGGTCCCTCTTCTCATGGAAAATCAACAACTTTGGCTGCCTTACTTGATGAAATAAATCATTCCAGGTCAGAGCATATCATTACTATTGAGGATCCAATTGAATATGTTTTTGAAGATGACCGTTGTATTATTGACCAGAGAGAGGTTTATGGAGATACCCAATCTTTTGCCCAGGCCTTGCGTTCAACTTTCCGTCAGGACCCCGATGTAATTATGGTTGGGGAGATGAGAGATTTAGAAACTATGGCCACTGCTATTTCTGCTGCTGAAACAGGGCACCTAGTTTTTGCTACTTTACATACTAATTCAGCTGCCCAGAGTGTTCATCGAATCGTCGACTCTTTTCCTCCTGCCCAGCAGGGTCAAATTAGAGCTCAGTTGTCAGGCTCCCTTTTAGGGATAATTTCTCAGAGATTAATACCCAGAATTAAAGGAGGTTTAATACCGGCCTGCGAAATAATGATGAATACTCCAGCCACCGCCAATTTAATTCGAGAAAATAAAGTCCACGAAATCCCTTTAGTTATTGAGACTTCAGCTGAATTAGGGATGATTTCTTTAAATAGGTCTTTAACCAATCTTATTAGGGCAAAGGAAATTTCTTTGGAAAATGCTATGAATTACTCTTTAGATCCAGCCTCATTAAGAAAACTCATCGTCAGATAA